One window from the genome of Streptomyces cadmiisoli encodes:
- a CDS encoding DeoR/GlpR family DNA-binding transcription regulator gives MGNADRLRQIADAVREAGSLSVGELAGLTGASEMTVRRDLEALAAQGVLERVRGGARSLLLRGEEPPFSLRVREGVEVKERIAASVASLIADGETVVLDSGTTCLAVARELRGRRVSVMPLSLQSVHILAESTGSTTLLVPGGRPRPGEGALTGPLTLSSLTALRFDTAVIGCCGLTAGQGLTAYDLDDAAVKQAAINSAGRVVAATEGGKLSRTAHAFVAPVTALHTLVTDASAPRDEIEAIRAAGTDVMTV, from the coding sequence ATGGGTAACGCAGACCGCCTCAGGCAGATCGCCGACGCCGTGCGCGAGGCGGGCAGCCTCAGCGTCGGTGAACTGGCCGGCCTCACCGGCGCTTCGGAGATGACCGTCCGCCGCGACCTGGAGGCCCTTGCCGCCCAGGGCGTGCTGGAGCGTGTCCGCGGCGGAGCGCGCAGCCTGCTCCTGCGCGGCGAGGAACCCCCGTTCTCGCTGCGGGTGCGCGAGGGCGTCGAGGTCAAGGAGCGCATCGCGGCGAGCGTCGCCTCGCTGATCGCCGACGGGGAGACGGTGGTGCTCGACAGCGGAACCACCTGCCTGGCCGTCGCCCGGGAGCTGCGCGGCCGACGGGTGAGCGTGATGCCGCTGTCACTCCAGTCCGTCCACATCCTCGCCGAGAGCACGGGCAGCACCACGCTCCTCGTGCCCGGCGGGCGCCCCCGGCCGGGCGAAGGAGCCCTGACGGGTCCCCTCACGCTCTCCTCGCTGACGGCCCTGCGGTTCGACACCGCGGTCATCGGCTGCTGCGGCCTGACCGCGGGGCAGGGACTGACCGCCTACGACCTCGACGACGCCGCCGTCAAACAGGCGGCGATCAATTCGGCCGGACGGGTCGTCGCCGCGACCGAGGGCGGCAAACTCTCCCGCACCGCCCACGCGTTCGTCGCCCCCGTCACCGCGCTGCACACCCTCGTCACCGACGCGTCGGCACCGCGGGACGAGATCGAGGCGATCAGAGCGGCCGGCACGGATGTCATGACGGTATGA
- a CDS encoding MFS transporter → MDQKLRAARVATFTYFILNGTLLGMWVVQIPPAEERVGVSHAVLGGFLVLLGLGAFVGMQLAGPLADRLGTRTVLPASALLCSASLALPGLAADAWTLAAALIVFGFGNGCLDVSMNAHAVQVEKAYGRPVMSAFHATFSVGGVLAALAGAAAASRGWTPAATLGTAAVLGMAVSVGAARRLLPAGPGPRVDQQPAANEPEKRTTTGRIWVLAVLALMIMLCEGVANDWSALHLKTILGASDSTAALAYGTFAAAMTVGRLLADRVSARFGPAAILRHGAAVAAIGITAVALSPWIPVALAGWALFGAGLSGCVPQLFSAAGHADEGAAGANVSRVAGLGYLGMLAGPAVIGWLTRLIPLNLTFFLPAACCVAAAAAAGVLRPRARVS, encoded by the coding sequence ATGGATCAGAAACTGCGCGCCGCCCGGGTGGCGACCTTCACGTACTTCATCCTCAACGGCACCCTGCTGGGGATGTGGGTCGTGCAGATCCCACCCGCCGAGGAACGCGTCGGCGTGAGCCACGCCGTGCTGGGCGGCTTCCTGGTCCTGCTCGGGCTCGGCGCGTTCGTCGGCATGCAACTGGCCGGCCCGCTCGCCGACCGGCTCGGCACCCGCACCGTCCTGCCGGCGTCCGCCCTGCTGTGCAGCGCTTCCCTGGCACTGCCCGGACTCGCGGCGGACGCCTGGACCCTCGCCGCGGCCCTGATCGTCTTCGGCTTCGGCAACGGCTGTCTCGACGTGAGCATGAACGCCCATGCCGTCCAGGTCGAGAAGGCCTACGGCCGGCCCGTGATGTCCGCCTTCCACGCCACGTTCTCCGTCGGCGGTGTACTCGCGGCCCTCGCCGGCGCCGCCGCCGCGAGCCGGGGCTGGACGCCCGCGGCGACCCTCGGCACGGCCGCGGTCCTCGGCATGGCGGTCTCCGTCGGCGCGGCCCGCCGTCTGCTGCCCGCCGGACCCGGACCGCGGGTGGACCAGCAGCCCGCCGCGAACGAGCCGGAGAAGCGCACCACCACCGGCCGCATCTGGGTGCTGGCCGTCCTGGCGCTGATGATCATGCTGTGCGAAGGCGTCGCCAACGACTGGAGCGCCCTGCACCTGAAGACGATCCTCGGCGCCTCCGACAGCACCGCGGCCCTCGCCTACGGCACCTTCGCCGCGGCCATGACCGTCGGCCGCCTCCTCGCCGACCGCGTCTCCGCCCGTTTCGGTCCCGCCGCGATCCTGCGCCACGGCGCCGCGGTCGCCGCCATCGGCATCACCGCCGTCGCCCTCTCCCCCTGGATCCCGGTCGCCCTCGCGGGGTGGGCGCTGTTCGGCGCCGGACTGTCCGGCTGCGTCCCCCAGCTGTTCAGCGCGGCCGGCCACGCCGACGAAGGAGCGGCCGGCGCCAATGTCTCCCGGGTGGCGGGCCTCGGCTATCTCGGCATGCTCGCCGGTCCCGCCGTCATCGGCTGGCTGACCCGGCTGATCCCGCTCAACCTCACCTTCTTCCTCCCCGCGGCCTGTTGCGTCGCCGCGGCCGCGGCAGCCGGAGTCCTGCGCCCCCGCGCCCGGGTTTCGTAG
- a CDS encoding immunity 49 family protein, whose translation MLEVARHTVGQQRIREASEDIDRRARGRWHWLRHGGLSLKGLGEMRDELLDHVAARTVDDPALDAAHTRTVLRTAAECALGVLSLGAFPNGDFEVPLPLVGERLSSEDLSFGDAVDQAPTTVTWVDAFALCVVSGLVREQQRVIGLLLRTDYAPAVRDGVPYSPLESRSSPAGLAEMDALCGYLTPARGHLPRDRPSVTLCKPDADERGEGVRRLDAAGPLTPDQRLLRVLLKDDRTTFEEALARRLVQYREKMAADAAPRSLLPVGTVALAALAVQVHGWELGVRSGYLPDVLLGPPDGGQPTAG comes from the coding sequence GTGCTCGAAGTGGCGCGCCACACCGTCGGTCAGCAGCGGATCCGCGAAGCGTCCGAGGACATCGACCGCCGGGCGCGGGGCCGTTGGCACTGGCTGCGTCACGGTGGCCTGTCCCTGAAGGGCCTCGGCGAGATGCGAGACGAACTCCTCGACCATGTGGCCGCCCGCACCGTCGACGACCCCGCCCTCGACGCGGCCCACACCCGCACGGTCCTGCGGACGGCGGCGGAGTGCGCGCTCGGCGTGCTGAGCCTGGGGGCCTTCCCCAACGGGGACTTCGAAGTGCCCCTCCCCCTCGTCGGTGAACGGCTGAGCAGCGAGGACCTCAGCTTCGGGGACGCCGTGGACCAGGCACCCACCACGGTGACGTGGGTGGACGCGTTCGCGCTGTGCGTGGTGAGCGGACTGGTCCGGGAACAGCAGCGGGTGATCGGGCTCCTGCTGCGGACGGACTACGCGCCGGCCGTGCGCGACGGGGTGCCGTACTCGCCGCTGGAGTCCCGGTCGTCTCCCGCGGGCCTCGCGGAGATGGACGCCCTGTGCGGCTACCTGACCCCGGCGCGGGGCCACCTGCCCCGGGACCGGCCGTCGGTGACGCTGTGCAAGCCGGACGCCGACGAGCGCGGTGAGGGGGTCCGGCGACTCGATGCGGCAGGTCCCCTGACACCGGATCAGCGGCTCCTGCGGGTCCTGCTGAAGGACGACCGGACCACCTTCGAGGAGGCCCTGGCCCGCCGTCTCGTCCAGTACCGCGAGAAGATGGCGGCCGACGCGGCTCCCCGGAGCCTGCTGCCGGTCGGCACGGTCGCGCTGGCCGCGCTGGCCGTTCAGGTGCACGGATGGGAACTGGGTGTCCGTTCCGGTTACCTGCCGGACGTTCTGCTGGGCCCGCCCGACGGCGGGCAGCCGACCGCCGGCTGA
- a CDS encoding class I SAM-dependent methyltransferase — protein MSAATAGALAWAGPYAAALRAGRGPLFLRRSDGLLLPLDVERWCAPADPVDLDVLDRCEGAVLDVGCGPGRLVAELAARGRTVLGIDVSDAAVAGTVRLGGRALRRSVFEPLPGEGRWGTVLLLDGNVGIGGDPAALLHRVGALLRPGGLLIAETAAVDVDERALVQVVDMAGAPDGDLLFRWARLGTPALLRYARGWTRAGQWTAGGRRFAALRSRSASSRAEPPKRAAVISSQRVRKPSGDSPVTNR, from the coding sequence ATGAGCGCGGCGACCGCCGGCGCGCTCGCCTGGGCGGGTCCGTACGCCGCGGCCCTGCGTGCGGGACGCGGCCCGCTGTTCCTGCGTCGCTCCGACGGCCTGCTGCTGCCCCTGGACGTGGAACGCTGGTGCGCGCCTGCCGACCCGGTCGACCTGGACGTCCTGGACCGGTGCGAGGGAGCCGTGCTGGACGTGGGGTGCGGGCCCGGACGGCTGGTGGCGGAACTCGCCGCCCGGGGCCGGACCGTCCTCGGCATCGACGTCAGCGACGCCGCCGTGGCCGGCACCGTACGGCTCGGGGGCCGGGCGCTGCGGCGTTCGGTGTTCGAGCCGCTGCCGGGCGAGGGCCGCTGGGGCACCGTCCTGCTGCTGGACGGCAACGTCGGCATCGGCGGCGACCCGGCCGCCCTGCTGCACCGGGTGGGCGCGCTGCTGCGCCCCGGTGGCCTGCTGATCGCCGAGACCGCCGCGGTGGACGTCGACGAACGCGCCCTGGTCCAGGTCGTCGACATGGCCGGCGCCCCGGACGGGGACCTCCTCTTCCGGTGGGCGCGGCTCGGAACGCCGGCCCTGCTCCGGTACGCGCGCGGCTGGACGCGGGCCGGTCAGTGGACGGCGGGCGGGCGCCGCTTCGCGGCCCTGCGCAGCCGCAGCGCCAGCAGCAGGGCCGAACCGCCGAAGAGAGCGGCGGTGATCAGCAGCCAGCGGGTGAGGAAGCCGTCCGGCGACAGTCCGGTGACCAACCGGTAG
- a CDS encoding molybdopterin-dependent oxidoreductase, with amino-acid sequence MRDDPRLPTSPGFWRSPLRGPWFTSVLGLVLLVGTTVLFVTGLVSYAAYNPDLSPVNDQTPDKGILGFYLFPWPTDPAWLYRLNQGIHVTLGITLIPVLLAKLWSVVPKLFALPPARSLAHALERISLLLLVGGALFEFVTGVLNIQLDYVFPGSFYRLHFYGAWVFFAGFAVHVALKAPAAVRNVRHMRRGAAPEDDLVPPSPDPATFSRRGALGFVGGGSLLLFGTTVGQNFDGALRRTAILAPHGGAEPGSGPNGFQINKTAAYAGIDPAETAEDTWRLIVTGRSGAVRLSRAQLARLPLHSSSLPIACVEGWSTSDQWWRGVRLRDLARLVGYEDDPPDVFVESLQRRGAFRHAALRANQVADPRSLLALYVNGEDLSPDHGHPARVIVPAAPGVLNTKWVARMTFGDL; translated from the coding sequence ATGCGCGACGACCCCCGGCTTCCCACCTCACCAGGCTTCTGGCGCAGCCCGCTGCGCGGACCGTGGTTCACCTCCGTGCTCGGACTCGTCCTGCTCGTCGGGACGACCGTGCTGTTCGTGACGGGTCTGGTGTCCTACGCCGCCTACAACCCGGACCTGTCCCCGGTGAACGACCAGACCCCCGACAAGGGGATCCTCGGCTTCTACCTCTTCCCCTGGCCGACGGACCCGGCCTGGCTGTACCGGCTGAACCAGGGCATCCACGTCACCCTCGGCATCACCTTGATCCCGGTGCTGCTGGCCAAGCTGTGGTCCGTGGTCCCGAAGCTGTTCGCGCTGCCGCCGGCCCGTTCGCTCGCGCACGCCCTGGAGCGGATCTCGCTGCTGCTCCTGGTCGGGGGCGCGCTGTTCGAGTTCGTCACCGGAGTGCTCAACATCCAGCTCGACTACGTCTTCCCCGGCTCCTTCTACCGCCTGCACTTCTACGGCGCGTGGGTGTTCTTCGCCGGGTTCGCCGTGCACGTCGCGCTGAAGGCTCCCGCCGCCGTACGGAACGTGCGACATATGCGGCGCGGGGCCGCGCCGGAGGACGACCTCGTGCCGCCGAGCCCCGACCCGGCGACCTTCTCCCGGCGCGGCGCGCTCGGCTTCGTCGGCGGCGGCTCGCTGCTGCTCTTCGGCACGACCGTCGGCCAGAACTTCGACGGCGCACTGCGGCGCACCGCGATCCTCGCGCCGCACGGCGGAGCCGAACCCGGCAGCGGGCCGAACGGCTTCCAGATCAACAAGACGGCCGCGTACGCCGGCATCGACCCGGCCGAGACGGCCGAGGACACCTGGCGACTGATCGTCACCGGCCGTTCCGGCGCCGTCCGTCTCAGCCGTGCGCAGCTCGCCCGGCTCCCCCTGCACAGCTCGTCGCTGCCCATCGCCTGCGTGGAGGGCTGGTCGACATCGGACCAGTGGTGGCGCGGCGTGCGGCTGCGCGACCTCGCGCGGCTCGTCGGGTACGAGGACGACCCGCCGGACGTGTTCGTCGAGTCGCTCCAGCGGCGCGGAGCCTTCCGGCACGCGGCGCTGCGCGCCAACCAGGTGGCCGATCCGCGCTCTCTGCTCGCCCTGTACGTCAACGGCGAGGACCTGTCCCCCGACCACGGCCACCCGGCGCGGGTCATCGTGCCCGCGGCGCCCGGAGTGCTGAACACCAAATGGGTGGCCCGGATGACGTTCGGAGACCTGTGA
- a CDS encoding SDR family oxidoreductase: MKFTVLGGSGLIGSQVVEQLTAAGHEVTAASLSTGVDVISGKGLKEVLAGADAVINLTNSPVFDETSIGFFETSMNNVVAAAEEAGLRHHVILSIVGLDEVPGLDYYRAKMLQEDILTSGPTPYSIVRATQFFEFVQAVLSMTTEGDVVRLPATPVQPMASADVVAAVVRTATGTPVQGVRNVAGPEMFHLDELGRVTLAARPDGRHVVTDAEAGMFAVVPGDALLPPPDAQLAATRYGDWLEQQPPTG; encoded by the coding sequence ATGAAGTTCACAGTCCTGGGCGGCAGCGGCCTCATCGGCAGTCAGGTGGTCGAACAGCTGACGGCGGCCGGCCACGAGGTCACCGCCGCGTCCCTGTCCACCGGAGTCGACGTCATCAGCGGCAAAGGCCTCAAGGAGGTCCTCGCGGGCGCCGACGCGGTGATCAACCTGACGAACTCCCCCGTGTTCGACGAGACGTCCATCGGCTTCTTCGAGACGTCGATGAATAACGTCGTCGCCGCGGCCGAGGAGGCCGGGCTGCGCCACCACGTGATTCTCTCCATCGTCGGGCTGGACGAGGTGCCCGGGCTCGACTACTACCGGGCCAAGATGCTCCAGGAGGACATCCTCACGAGCGGGCCGACGCCGTACTCGATCGTGCGCGCCACGCAGTTCTTCGAGTTCGTCCAGGCGGTCCTGTCCATGACCACGGAGGGTGACGTGGTCCGGCTGCCCGCCACGCCCGTGCAGCCGATGGCATCCGCCGATGTCGTCGCGGCGGTCGTACGGACCGCCACCGGCACCCCCGTCCAGGGCGTCCGCAACGTCGCGGGACCCGAGATGTTCCACCTCGACGAACTGGGCCGCGTGACACTGGCCGCACGGCCCGACGGACGCCATGTCGTCACCGACGCCGAGGCGGGCATGTTCGCCGTCGTCCCCGGAGACGCGCTGCTGCCGCCGCCGGACGCCCAACTCGCCGCCACACGCTACGGCGACTGGCTCGAGCAGCAGCCGCCGACCGGCTGA
- a CDS encoding cupin domain-containing protein: MPNNDAAGFVGGHGQLSEAWFNAVTVVQEASPPSIPEGAQVMTLLVDFPPGEPGTPPHRHFGPAFGYVLEGEMRFELEGEPERVIRAGEAFWEPGGDVIHYQDGNNRTDVPVRFLVTMMCEPGKPMLVLVDEEELEQRKDRRAPRPA, from the coding sequence ATGCCGAACAACGATGCGGCAGGTTTCGTCGGAGGACACGGTCAGCTGTCCGAGGCCTGGTTCAACGCGGTCACCGTGGTCCAGGAGGCGAGTCCGCCTTCCATTCCGGAGGGTGCGCAGGTCATGACGTTGCTCGTCGACTTCCCCCCGGGAGAGCCGGGCACGCCGCCGCACCGTCACTTCGGTCCGGCCTTCGGCTATGTGCTGGAGGGCGAGATGCGCTTCGAGCTGGAGGGGGAGCCGGAGCGGGTGATCCGTGCCGGAGAGGCGTTCTGGGAGCCGGGCGGCGATGTGATCCACTACCAGGACGGCAACAACCGCACCGACGTGCCGGTTCGGTTCCTCGTCACCATGATGTGCGAGCCGGGCAAGCCCATGCTCGTCCTCGTCGACGAGGAAGAGCTGGAACAACGCAAGGACCGGCGGGCTCCGCGCCCCGCCTGA
- a CDS encoding zinc-ribbon domain-containing protein produces the protein MIIFGTKGYLYQLAILTLLCGQCGNPAAHTLKKRVTKFTLFFVPLFPFSTKYTTQCTFCGAEQKVTKEQAEQLRTQAAGGQGGHPYGQPQQQPYQS, from the coding sequence ATGATCATCTTTGGCACCAAGGGCTACCTGTACCAGCTGGCGATACTGACGCTGCTGTGCGGGCAGTGCGGCAACCCCGCCGCGCACACGCTCAAGAAGCGCGTCACGAAGTTCACCCTGTTCTTCGTGCCCCTGTTCCCGTTCTCGACGAAGTACACGACGCAGTGCACGTTCTGCGGTGCGGAGCAGAAGGTGACCAAGGAGCAGGCCGAGCAGTTGCGGACGCAGGCGGCCGGCGGCCAGGGGGGCCACCCGTACGGGCAGCCCCAGCAGCAGCCGTACCAGTCCTGA